A stretch of the Saccharolobus caldissimus genome encodes the following:
- a CDS encoding 4Fe-4S dicluster domain-containing protein: MSTPKPLHKLVIITDLNKCFGCNACQLNCKSWHTSSIFGPLTDLDPWGAEPFSLYLMRVIRIEQGKYPNVRTIPIPISCFHCEDPPCVKVCPTGAIYKRRVDGVVVIDYNICQGFRYCINACPYGNIDYDPIEGVSKKCVLCVDRLYDENLPEYERIPACVRGCPAGARVFGDLSDPNSEVSRIVSEYGGFVLGEQYGTKPEEEYLPIRGPSKGPFSNEAELPLEERFAERTGAIDNAPANVLKDAQKLGLTAEDLRTYKRNEKNVLPL; the protein is encoded by the coding sequence ATGTCCACTCCTAAACCCTTACATAAACTCGTGATAATAACCGATTTAAATAAATGTTTCGGTTGTAATGCATGTCAATTAAATTGTAAATCATGGCATACTAGCTCGATATTCGGACCGCTAACGGACTTAGACCCTTGGGGAGCAGAACCTTTTTCATTATATTTAATGAGAGTCATAAGAATTGAGCAAGGTAAATATCCTAACGTAAGGACAATACCAATACCTATAAGTTGTTTCCATTGCGAAGATCCACCATGTGTAAAAGTTTGTCCAACAGGAGCTATATATAAAAGAAGAGTAGATGGTGTTGTTGTAATAGATTATAATATTTGTCAAGGATTCAGATATTGCATTAACGCGTGTCCATATGGAAATATAGATTACGATCCAATTGAAGGCGTGAGTAAGAAGTGTGTATTATGTGTGGATAGACTTTACGATGAAAACTTACCAGAATATGAGAGAATTCCCGCATGCGTTAGAGGATGTCCAGCGGGTGCTAGAGTGTTTGGTGACTTAAGCGATCCTAACAGTGAAGTAAGCAGAATAGTTTCTGAATATGGAGGATTCGTACTTGGTGAACAATATGGTACTAAACCAGAGGAGGAGTATTTACCAATAAGAGGACCATCTAAAGGACCATTTTCAAATGAGGCTGAACTACCATTAGAAGAGAGGTTTGCAGAGAGAACTGGAGCTATAGATAATGCCCCAGCTAATGTCCTTAAAGATGCGCAAAAACTAGGTTTAACTGCAGAGGACTTAAGGACTTATAAGAGGAACGAGAAGAACGTTTTACCGTTGTGA
- a CDS encoding molecular chaperone TorD family protein, with the protein MEEVNIKDTLSFFKYILLDFLSQAFHYPYKLKDIKDLQNRARQVEEIVRYLCDEKLFEKFERFKNFIDSINDINKLTEIEIQFVELDKPYNVNLSLYESINRFGYYDLVTVNEIRGLYNAVGIDPQEEPDLLSTELGFLAFLYFAKATGNDTSSVISTFLNKHVNKWVPRLAEGLAKSNYQYFSILGELLRETLRCIGNEG; encoded by the coding sequence ATGGAAGAGGTTAATATTAAAGACACACTTTCCTTTTTTAAATATATACTCTTAGATTTTCTTTCTCAAGCATTTCATTATCCATATAAATTAAAGGATATTAAAGATCTCCAAAATAGGGCAAGGCAAGTAGAAGAGATCGTTAGATATCTTTGCGATGAGAAACTTTTCGAGAAATTTGAGAGATTTAAAAACTTTATAGATTCAATAAATGATATTAATAAATTAACTGAAATAGAAATTCAATTTGTTGAATTAGATAAACCATATAATGTAAATCTCTCTTTATATGAATCGATAAATAGGTTTGGTTATTACGATTTAGTAACTGTAAATGAGATAAGGGGGCTTTATAATGCAGTGGGTATAGATCCTCAGGAAGAGCCTGATCTACTTTCAACGGAATTAGGATTTTTAGCCTTTCTTTATTTTGCTAAGGCTACGGGTAATGATACCTCATCTGTAATATCAACTTTTCTTAATAAGCACGTAAATAAGTGGGTCCCTAGGTTAGCTGAAGGTCTAGCTAAGAGTAATTATCAGTATTTTTCTATCTTAGGTGAATTATTAAGGGAAACCTTGAGGTGTATCGGAAATGAAGGTTAA
- a CDS encoding 4Fe-4S binding protein, with protein MKVKLFKIKNEDEFVSKLLETWPAYIPKPKVEIINDITCDEEPFIIVSEKEVKVNDCAGLWARPDPQDIVIKAIELNYAITEKSITRRTFITGRQVERFIRLPKVNESCLAPFGCSQCVFSCPSNAISVIEGKVKIDENKCTYCGLCSASCPIGAISLAYPTWNSITLMTKVIKKGKITVSCDASKADLLVPCLGVLGPEEIYSLYSFYDLDLICPNENCVNRKAALNAINIFNEVKEKMKIKPSTYLTGVKRADYTRVISSANISGKSSFDIHAYRVIMTEDCTLCGVCVRKCPTKAFNFSIKDSKLMINFNPSKCVGCNACVSLCEEDAIIVTREYDYSSLHEGYSYVTAEDEIVKCKRCGKPFDNKKKILRVASILNVNPEDLEYCNECKQVITAERILKTWKDKFGDVRRGYK; from the coding sequence ATGAAGGTTAAATTATTTAAAATAAAAAACGAGGACGAATTTGTAAGCAAATTATTAGAAACCTGGCCTGCTTATATACCTAAGCCAAAAGTTGAGATTATAAATGATATAACTTGCGATGAAGAACCTTTTATAATAGTTTCAGAAAAAGAAGTTAAAGTTAATGACTGTGCAGGCTTATGGGCTAGGCCAGATCCTCAAGATATTGTAATTAAGGCTATCGAGCTAAATTACGCCATAACTGAGAAAAGCATTACAAGAAGAACCTTTATAACTGGAAGACAAGTTGAGAGATTTATAAGATTACCTAAAGTTAACGAATCTTGTTTAGCTCCTTTTGGTTGTTCTCAATGTGTATTCTCATGTCCCTCAAATGCAATATCTGTAATAGAGGGTAAGGTTAAGATAGATGAAAATAAATGCACTTATTGTGGCCTTTGTTCTGCTTCATGCCCCATAGGTGCAATTAGCCTAGCTTATCCCACATGGAACTCTATTACGTTAATGACGAAAGTTATCAAAAAAGGGAAAATAACCGTGAGTTGCGACGCGTCAAAAGCTGACTTACTAGTTCCATGCCTTGGAGTATTGGGACCAGAAGAGATTTACTCACTTTACTCCTTTTACGATTTAGATTTAATATGCCCTAATGAGAATTGCGTCAATAGAAAAGCAGCCCTTAACGCCATAAATATATTTAATGAAGTTAAGGAGAAAATGAAGATTAAACCCTCTACTTATTTGACCGGAGTTAAGAGAGCTGATTATACGAGGGTTATATCCTCAGCTAACATCTCTGGGAAGTCCTCTTTTGATATTCACGCATATAGAGTTATTATGACTGAGGATTGTACTCTCTGCGGAGTTTGCGTAAGGAAGTGTCCAACTAAAGCTTTCAATTTTTCTATTAAAGATAGCAAATTAATGATAAACTTTAACCCATCTAAATGTGTGGGCTGTAATGCATGTGTTAGTTTATGTGAGGAAGACGCTATAATAGTAACTAGGGAATATGATTACAGTAGTCTACATGAAGGCTATTCATACGTTACAGCAGAAGATGAAATAGTTAAGTGTAAAAGATGCGGAAAACCATTTGATAATAAAAAGAAAATCTTAAGAGTAGCGTCAATTCTTAATGTAAATCCAGAAGATTTAGAATACTGTAATGAATGTAAGCAAGTAATCACTGCAGAACGTATACTTAAGACTTGGAAAGATAAATTTGGAGACGTTAGAAGGGGGTACAAGTAG
- a CDS encoding sulfurtransferase TusA family protein, translated as MKIYKTLDYTGVTSCDNAIGEIFSSLEDLKNDEVLQVILDADWKFKELKEFISKTKYKILDVKKEGEKYIIIIGGKS; from the coding sequence TTGAAAATATACAAGACCCTCGACTATACTGGAGTTACAAGCTGCGACAATGCAATAGGGGAAATATTTTCGTCTTTAGAGGATTTAAAGAACGATGAAGTGTTACAGGTGATTCTTGATGCTGATTGGAAGTTTAAGGAGTTAAAGGAATTTATTTCCAAAACTAAATATAAAATTCTCGATGTAAAAAAGGAGGGAGAAAAATATATAATTATTATAGGTGGTAAATCGTGA
- a CDS encoding NAD(P)/FAD-dependent oxidoreductase, whose translation MVKKILILGGGIGGTIVANKLARKLLNEIIKGNVEIKVLDKKDYHVYQPSQLLVALGLEDYDQLMRSERVLLEPRIKFLSGNKGNVIKIDLPNHRVITEDGNIHEYDYLIISTGSHLAWDEIKGYREKALSVWDLNDVLKIRESLEKFKGGTIVINVSRLPIKCPVAPVELTLMVNDFLKQRGIREKSRIVYTYPAPSVFGIKQANDMFLEMFKERGIEVISPFIVDYIEGDSIVSQDGERIKFDLLLGVPPHKGVEVLKEIGDRRNWVSVDKYTLNVKGYDNVYAIGDTTDLPISKAGSVADFQSGPVSENIVHDILGMGSKVFYDGSVFCFCVGGIGTSSYIRYNYNFVLPVPKPTTTIWWMKLMYNRMYWSLTARAVI comes from the coding sequence ATCGTGAAGAAGATTTTAATTTTAGGAGGCGGAATAGGAGGTACAATAGTAGCTAACAAATTAGCTAGGAAGTTACTAAACGAAATAATTAAAGGAAACGTAGAGATTAAGGTACTGGATAAGAAGGACTATCACGTTTATCAACCCTCACAATTATTAGTAGCTTTAGGTTTAGAGGATTACGACCAACTTATGAGAAGTGAGAGAGTACTTTTAGAGCCCAGAATTAAATTCCTTAGCGGTAATAAGGGGAACGTAATTAAGATAGACTTACCAAATCATAGGGTAATAACTGAAGATGGGAATATTCACGAATATGATTACCTAATCATTTCCACAGGCTCACATTTAGCATGGGACGAGATTAAAGGTTATAGGGAAAAGGCCCTTTCAGTATGGGATCTAAATGATGTATTAAAAATAAGAGAATCTTTAGAGAAATTTAAGGGAGGAACTATAGTAATTAACGTTTCAAGGCTTCCCATAAAATGTCCAGTAGCACCAGTAGAATTAACATTAATGGTAAACGATTTTCTTAAGCAAAGAGGAATTAGGGAGAAAAGCAGAATAGTTTATACCTATCCTGCTCCAAGTGTTTTTGGAATAAAGCAAGCTAATGATATGTTTTTGGAAATGTTTAAGGAAAGAGGAATAGAGGTAATTAGTCCCTTTATAGTAGATTATATAGAGGGGGATAGTATAGTTTCTCAAGACGGCGAAAGGATAAAGTTCGACTTATTACTGGGCGTTCCTCCTCATAAAGGTGTTGAAGTTTTGAAAGAAATCGGAGATAGGAGAAATTGGGTAAGTGTTGACAAATATACTCTTAACGTAAAAGGTTACGATAACGTCTATGCTATAGGTGATACCACGGATTTGCCTATATCCAAAGCAGGTTCTGTAGCAGATTTTCAAAGTGGTCCGGTTTCAGAAAACATAGTTCACGATATACTGGGTATGGGGAGTAAGGTATTTTACGATGGATCTGTTTTCTGTTTCTGTGTAGGAGGGATAGGCACTTCAAGCTATATAAGATATAACTACAATTTTGTTTTACCCGTTCCTAAACCTACTACCACAATCTGGTGGATGAAACTCATGTATAATCGTATGTATTGGAGTTTAACTGCAAGGGCGGTGATATAA
- a CDS encoding DUF1641 domain-containing protein → MTNLNEIVKNLEEDKVIESLAEYAYILKMIKDIWLNDEVIKDIGSLIDSILTLVPILQKLSQFLSDPTVSKVIETITSEETIKIIQNPEKMSLGKLILEFRNENFQRGLGMIIKLIEKIGEISKG, encoded by the coding sequence ATGACTAATTTAAATGAAATAGTTAAAAATTTAGAGGAAGATAAGGTAATAGAAAGCTTAGCCGAGTACGCTTATATCTTAAAAATGATCAAGGACATCTGGCTTAATGATGAGGTAATAAAGGATATAGGCTCGTTAATTGATTCAATACTCACGTTAGTCCCAATATTACAGAAGCTATCTCAGTTCCTCTCTGACCCTACGGTAAGTAAGGTTATAGAAACGATTACTAGTGAGGAAACTATAAAAATAATTCAAAATCCAGAGAAAATGAGCCTCGGAAAGTTAATTTTAGAGTTTAGAAATGAGAACTTTCAAAGAGGATTAGGAATGATAATTAAACTCATTGAGAAAATTGGGGAAATATCCAAAGGTTAA
- a CDS encoding PaaX family transcriptional regulator → MKIQSLFFTLYGDYVKDAGGTITLRSLIKIFKEFGFSEGAIRAGLHRMRKNGLVISMKGEDRKIRYRLSEKGMLRLIEGTRRVYEGGRRKWDGKWRIVIYNIPENNREIRDRLRRELKWLGFGMLAQSTWISPNPMEEVVKKFIQDLNNSSNNIHVDIFLSEYLGDPKQLIEKCWNLKEVENEYIKFLDKWSKVLEMIDKFKENEAFITRINLVHEYRKFLNIDPQLPEDLLPQNWVGFKAYELFIKLRNELTPKADKFFYSVYEP, encoded by the coding sequence ATGAAGATACAGTCATTGTTCTTTACACTTTATGGAGATTATGTAAAGGATGCTGGAGGAACCATAACCTTAAGGAGTCTAATTAAGATCTTTAAGGAATTTGGTTTTTCTGAAGGAGCAATTAGGGCAGGACTTCATAGAATGAGAAAAAATGGACTGGTAATATCGATGAAAGGAGAAGATAGAAAAATAAGGTATAGATTATCTGAGAAAGGAATGCTAAGATTAATAGAAGGTACGCGAAGAGTTTATGAAGGAGGTAGAAGGAAATGGGATGGAAAGTGGAGAATAGTAATCTATAACATACCAGAAAACAATAGGGAGATTAGGGATAGGTTAAGAAGAGAGCTAAAGTGGTTAGGCTTTGGAATGTTAGCACAATCTACATGGATTTCACCTAATCCAATGGAAGAAGTTGTTAAAAAATTTATACAAGATTTGAATAATTCATCGAACAATATTCACGTAGATATATTTTTATCCGAATATTTAGGAGATCCAAAACAATTAATAGAAAAATGCTGGAATTTAAAGGAAGTTGAAAATGAATATATTAAATTCTTGGATAAATGGAGTAAAGTCCTAGAAATGATAGATAAATTTAAAGAAAACGAGGCATTTATAACTAGAATAAATCTGGTTCATGAATATAGAAAATTTCTAAATATAGACCCTCAACTCCCAGAAGATTTACTACCCCAAAATTGGGTAGGATTTAAAGCATATGAATTATTCATAAAGTTAAGAAATGAACTGACCCCTAAAGCAGATAAGTTCTTCTATTCTGTATACGAACCTTAA
- a CDS encoding benzoate-CoA ligase family protein — protein MSSKFGNILNITDALFSKWDNSDADKRIAIYYKDEIWTYRKLIDEINKLGNGLKELGIEKENRILMIAYDTPYFITTFYGAMKIGAVPVPINTYLKPEEYIFYLEDTDAKVLVIEPDILNKLSPYLKDRANKLKYIIILPNSNEGKIDLPHHKAHLLTYSGLVSGQSKYLEPEKTSPNDMAFWLYTSGTTGHPKAAVHLHKDILVVLDTYVKHVLKINEKDRLFSASKLFFAYGLGNGSYFAFGNGASTILMPDKPEPRKIFETIHKYKPTIFFAVPTLYNALLQVEEWKNYDLSSLRLCVSAGEPLPPIIYTKWKERYGVEILDGIGSTEALHIYISNYPGDSKPGVTGKVVPGYEVKIVDENGNEVPPKVVGDLYVKGDSVAMFYWHDYESTRKNMNGNWFRTGDKFYRDEEGYYYYVGRSDDMIKASGLWISPIEVEAALLTHPAVLEAAVVGILDEVGLTKVIGFVVVKPGYDASTELAEEIRNYLRQKLDHYKVPKEIRFVKEIPKTATGKIQRYKFRLGEIKV, from the coding sequence ATGAGTAGCAAGTTTGGGAATATTTTAAACATAACAGATGCTCTATTTTCAAAATGGGATAATAGCGATGCAGATAAAAGGATCGCAATATATTATAAGGATGAGATTTGGACATATCGTAAGCTAATTGATGAAATTAATAAACTAGGTAATGGTTTAAAGGAACTAGGAATAGAGAAGGAGAATAGAATACTAATGATAGCATACGATACTCCTTACTTTATAACTACTTTTTATGGGGCCATGAAAATAGGAGCAGTTCCAGTCCCAATTAATACTTACCTTAAGCCTGAAGAATACATATTTTACTTAGAGGACACTGATGCTAAAGTATTAGTAATAGAACCAGATATTTTGAATAAATTATCCCCTTACCTTAAGGATAGGGCTAATAAACTCAAATACATTATTATATTACCTAATAGCAACGAGGGTAAAATTGATCTTCCTCACCATAAAGCTCACTTGCTAACTTATTCTGGGTTAGTATCTGGTCAGAGCAAATATTTGGAACCAGAAAAAACATCCCCTAATGATATGGCTTTTTGGCTCTATACTTCTGGAACTACTGGGCATCCTAAGGCTGCAGTACATTTACATAAGGATATATTGGTAGTACTCGATACATACGTAAAACACGTACTAAAAATTAATGAAAAGGATAGATTATTTAGTGCTTCGAAATTGTTCTTTGCATACGGATTAGGAAACGGCTCATATTTCGCTTTCGGAAATGGGGCTTCAACAATTTTAATGCCAGATAAACCAGAGCCTAGAAAAATATTCGAAACTATACATAAATATAAGCCTACTATATTTTTTGCAGTACCTACTTTATATAATGCTCTATTACAGGTAGAGGAATGGAAGAATTATGATTTAAGTAGTTTAAGGCTCTGCGTTTCTGCAGGGGAACCTTTACCGCCTATTATATACACTAAATGGAAAGAGAGGTATGGAGTAGAGATATTAGATGGTATAGGATCTACTGAGGCACTACATATTTACATTTCTAATTACCCTGGAGATTCAAAACCGGGCGTTACTGGAAAAGTAGTTCCAGGATATGAGGTTAAAATCGTTGATGAGAATGGTAATGAAGTTCCTCCCAAAGTAGTTGGTGATCTTTACGTAAAGGGAGATAGTGTAGCAATGTTCTATTGGCATGATTATGAAAGTACTAGAAAAAATATGAATGGTAATTGGTTTAGAACTGGGGATAAGTTCTATAGAGACGAAGAGGGATATTATTATTATGTTGGAAGATCTGATGACATGATTAAGGCCTCAGGTTTATGGATTTCACCAATTGAGGTAGAAGCTGCGTTACTTACACATCCTGCAGTATTAGAGGCCGCAGTAGTTGGAATACTAGATGAAGTTGGATTAACGAAAGTTATAGGTTTTGTAGTAGTAAAACCTGGATATGACGCCAGCACCGAATTAGCGGAAGAAATAAGGAATTATTTAAGACAAAAACTTGATCATTATAAAGTTCCTAAAGAAATAAGATTCGTTAAAGAAATTCCTAAAACTGCCACTGGGAAGATTCAGAGATATAAATTTAGATTAGGTGAAATCAAAGTGTAA
- a CDS encoding Phenylacetic acid catabolic protein: protein MQKISNVKEVPQDLRNIIIDIIQLRADFELAMVEQFSPWLVNAPTAEDRLFVAKLVSDELNHGWQLLRLLEDFGAINIVNQIQNLRLGIHKLEVSNLPLFNWEDVIVFTFIIDNAGLYQLRILKNCSFEPLSNLASNLIKEEEYHITFSKNELKNYNNKNRVQGALNFWLPRAVEMLYQFKTLNETQLKDLNISELVKNDFIDNFIKTINNEIKELGYSEIDPYKNLYYNIALK from the coding sequence ATGCAAAAAATCTCTAATGTAAAGGAGGTACCTCAAGATTTAAGAAATATAATAATTGATATTATACAATTAAGAGCGGACTTCGAACTTGCAATGGTTGAGCAATTTTCTCCTTGGTTAGTTAACGCTCCAACTGCGGAGGATAGACTATTTGTAGCTAAATTAGTTTCAGACGAATTAAACCACGGGTGGCAGCTATTAAGACTACTAGAAGATTTTGGGGCTATAAATATAGTCAATCAAATTCAGAATTTAAGATTAGGAATTCATAAACTAGAGGTTTCCAATTTACCATTATTTAACTGGGAGGATGTAATTGTATTTACTTTCATAATAGATAATGCTGGGTTATATCAGCTTAGAATTCTTAAAAATTGTTCCTTTGAACCATTGTCTAATTTGGCCTCAAATCTAATAAAAGAAGAGGAGTATCACATAACTTTTTCTAAAAATGAGTTAAAGAATTATAATAATAAAAACAGAGTACAAGGAGCTCTTAACTTTTGGCTTCCTAGAGCTGTAGAAATGTTATATCAATTTAAGACATTAAATGAAACGCAGTTAAAGGACCTTAATATTTCTGAGTTAGTTAAAAACGATTTCATAGATAATTTCATAAAAACTATAAATAATGAAATAAAGGAATTGGGTTATAGTGAAATAGATCCTTATAAGAACCTATATTACAATATTGCACTAAAATAA
- a CDS encoding Phenylacetic acid catabolic protein: protein MMRLPEYKKPKRVIGWGEYKGLRKFESIYDLPEEATEVLLKLLTVQGDTEFASIEQHLPWLLNAPTLSDRVSISRIMVDEMRHGWQVIQILKEFGDEGRKIAENLLWTRMGKHKLDAFNIPFNMWEDTLGFTFLIDRVGLYQLLAFEDTSFGPLARAIPTMLMEEEFHINFGYFGIKKLVEEGKKDLAQALINKWFPRGLDMFGHSKSYTIDLAYKYGIKKFKNDELREMYIKDVKELVTPLGLELPNPNKNRRIF, encoded by the coding sequence TTGATGAGGTTACCAGAATATAAAAAGCCGAAAAGGGTAATAGGATGGGGAGAGTATAAGGGATTAAGAAAGTTCGAATCAATTTACGATTTACCAGAAGAAGCCACGGAAGTTTTATTAAAATTATTAACAGTTCAGGGTGATACAGAATTTGCGTCAATTGAGCAACACTTACCCTGGCTACTTAACGCCCCCACTCTTTCTGATAGGGTATCTATTTCGAGGATTATGGTTGACGAAATGAGGCATGGATGGCAAGTTATTCAGATACTAAAGGAATTTGGTGATGAGGGGAGAAAAATAGCGGAAAATCTATTATGGACGAGGATGGGAAAACATAAATTAGATGCGTTTAATATTCCGTTTAACATGTGGGAAGATACATTAGGCTTTACCTTTCTAATAGATAGAGTAGGCCTTTATCAGTTATTAGCCTTTGAGGATACTAGTTTTGGTCCTTTAGCTAGGGCTATTCCAACAATGCTAATGGAGGAAGAATTTCATATAAACTTCGGATATTTTGGAATAAAGAAATTAGTAGAGGAAGGTAAAAAAGATCTAGCACAAGCTTTAATAAATAAGTGGTTTCCTAGAGGATTAGATATGTTCGGTCATTCTAAATCCTATACAATAGACTTAGCCTATAAATACGGTATAAAGAAATTTAAAAATGATGAATTAAGGGAAATGTATATAAAGGACGTAAAAGAGTTAGTTACACCTTTAGGACTTGAATTGCCAAATCCGAACAAAAATAGGAGAATATTCTGA
- a CDS encoding enoyl-CoA hydratase/isomerase family protein, whose amino-acid sequence MGLRELNPKYFKIEVEDGVGIIKLNRPPANAHNLEMLRELDNIIVESRFDESVKSLIITSAVPRFFSAGFDINEIKDKPPEYIGLSSQFSKEVMLRMMSTKKLIIAAINGHCMGGGLELALACDLRFGANDENIKFGLPEVANLALIPGEGGTQFLARLVGRSKAIYLMVTGKTLSPKEAYELGILDRLIEPEKLFEETFEFAKSVAKGPSLAIGFAKLAVNEGIDLPLYSAFALEREMQNQALASEDAKEGARAFFEKRRPVFKGK is encoded by the coding sequence ATGGGTTTAAGGGAATTAAATCCCAAATACTTCAAAATAGAAGTAGAAGATGGAGTAGGAATTATTAAACTAAATAGACCTCCTGCAAACGCACATAATCTTGAAATGTTAAGAGAGCTTGATAATATAATTGTAGAGTCACGTTTCGATGAAAGTGTAAAATCTTTAATTATAACAAGTGCAGTTCCAAGATTCTTCTCGGCGGGATTTGACATAAATGAAATTAAGGATAAACCACCAGAATATATAGGGCTTTCAAGCCAATTTAGCAAAGAAGTAATGCTGAGAATGATGTCAACTAAAAAACTAATAATAGCAGCAATAAATGGTCACTGTATGGGAGGAGGACTTGAGTTAGCATTAGCATGTGATTTAAGATTTGGTGCAAACGATGAGAATATAAAATTTGGTCTTCCAGAAGTAGCAAACTTAGCTTTAATACCTGGAGAAGGAGGTACTCAATTCCTTGCGAGATTAGTAGGTAGATCTAAGGCAATATACTTAATGGTTACTGGTAAGACATTATCACCTAAAGAAGCATATGAATTAGGCATATTAGATAGGTTAATTGAGCCAGAAAAGTTATTCGAAGAGACTTTCGAATTTGCTAAAAGTGTGGCTAAGGGTCCTTCATTAGCAATAGGTTTCGCAAAATTAGCTGTAAACGAGGGTATCGATTTGCCATTATATAGTGCTTTTGCATTAGAAAGGGAAATGCAAAATCAAGCTCTAGCTTCAGAAGATGCTAAAGAAGGTGCTAGAGCATTCTTCGAGAAAAGAAGACCAGTATTTAAAGGTAAATAA